The genomic stretch GGTATTAAATTGTATGAAATGAAACAACAGATTAGCATTAATTTTTCAAACcgtgtattataattaaatgtaacaatCTATATAATGATATGGCACTGGTTGATGTGGTCCTTCTAAGTTTGTATAGGTAGtagtagttttatatattttggaaatacaactattattagtaactttaatctataatataaaaataagtcggattttccttccttacGCTTtatataactccagaacgcacgaaccgatttccccggttttgcattcattggaaagttctcggactccgtgaggtttatagcaaagaaaattgacGTCGTCAGTCgctaatgtttttatattttatactgctATTCTCAAAACCTATAAATGGCTTTTTgtcacattatttattcaaattgcaCAGCGGTTAGTTTTctatgtgtttaaataaattaattattaaataaaattttgactagaaattacataaaaataaataaagaatcaCAGTACAACTTGCATCTCTCGTCAAGAGtcaaaagagaaaaataaataacattattttcttgtaaaaaaaaaacttgtaaaaaagTAGCCCTTGTAAAAAGACTTAAAAAACATCACTATTGTTGCTACTAAGGGGTATACAAAGGTCTTACCAAATTATTCACCAGATATAATATAGTATGTATTTccaaaatatacatttcaaaaaaatattattattaagtacataattaaaaatctattgccTACAAAGCACATTATCGTGTGGATACTtagcttaataaaaaaaacttattttaaagtaacatCACGCTTTCAAACCCCGTGGGAGCAAACAGTGGTAGGAAACTATAgactatattataattttcgtgagacatactaaattaattattatgttaactaaaaatcacggttaactcacgtaatttaaaaacgagaaaagctctactaatttcgagtcacagtcaGTAGGCTACGCGTCGTTGCGtcagcgcacgctgctcatgaagagtccctctgtgactcgaaactagtagagcatttctccattaatgtacgcgaATACaccgcgatttttagttaatttattagcatgtctcacaatagttataataaaattaattataatgttatcggcttactcacgtaactgtttgtcgagaaactcgaccagtttcaaccttcaagccatgctagaggctcatattaatcAGTGCAATGCTACTAAATGCAACTCATGATAAACATGGCTCTACCACGGCTTGACTTTGGATTCacagattttatattaaaatcagtaATTTATTTGAACCAAACTCGATACATAAATAGTAAACTTACCACACAGGTGCTTCAGCTAAACTATGTAACATTTCTGTAAGCTATACAGTATAAAACGTGTCTTGTAAAGctagtatataaaattatatattatatgctttatttttatataggtaggGTATGTATTGGCTATGTCGTATAGAGGTTAGGAGTAGCGTTTAAAGgaaagcgtccacaggcccgcatcgtacgcattccgtatgacgtgatcagtacgcatcgcatgtaggcattgccgatgatgcggtccgtacgatgcggatcagtggacgcagttgtatgagtttctatacaagacaaactaaaatccgttgcgtgcgatgcgggcctgtggacgcgtgcCGAAAACACAGCTGTATTCTCAGCCCTTGAAGGGGAGGAGATTTCCCTCAGGTAATTGCACACAACCATTTTTCGCTTACTTACCAAGAGAAACTTTTGTTAAAACAGAATGTATAATAGCGTACTCCTTACCTCTATCCTCTGATCTATTGGCACTATACGCTGCTCTAATGTAACTGTCCGATCTGGGAATTGAATCCGCGACTAATTAGTTGCTGTTATACCAAACGTCCCAAACGGTCACAATAGGATAGTAGAgagagtatgaaaattaaaaatcaatttagtccgtcagttaggtaatgaaaaaatattagacacctattttttttattttcttacggaaacaaatactttcgaagatatatcgatttgaaacaccgcgtgacgtcacttctaggtaggtACAGTTTATAGGTACATAGAAATGACATATTAGCTCCTAAactccactcctaaactttgattcgtttcacccaagcattgttatcttatacgacaaaatagaAACATACGTCTGTgcatacgtgtctaatatttcttcattacctaactgacggactaaatagatttttaattttcataccccgtcatcatccctattgaacttagactaaatattttttttattttagtacaaaatctACTTATATAGAAGACAGGCTGTGCTTATATCTAAATAGCTTTACTTTTAAGTCAGATCTTTTTAAATTTGAAGCATTCGTGCAAGTGGTTGACGCGACGTCCTGCGtaagcgatctagaagcgaacgcgaagcggtgcggtgacacgcgaatccaacgcgatgcggtgtgacggcggctatgtcctacgtgcatgtgaatcgtttcgttttgtttctgtttccgacattataaacaaacacgtgaCGGCACCGCGTCCAGTTCGCGCGACAATATCTACACAATAGGCTAGTTttttactagtcaaattcaatacttttttcgaaacgtcaaaaacgatttATTATTCTATGAACTTTcattgtatgaaatactctattatgacgtcatcagatttttacgtcaaatagcagacttatttctagaaatttaactagaaaaaaaccaaaaattaagtagttcaacaaatttatgaatgaaagtgtgattatttttgaatattttattgtattgaaaagttgtaataatttatttttgactgaggataCTAATATCAATTGATCGCGTTATATCGCCGCACCGCATCCTACGTCCTATTGGTCACGTAGGCCACGTCAATACATTATGACAGTTCGTTGTAttcgcgccgcgccgcaccgcaTCGCCTTCGCCTCTAGAACGCTCACGCAGAACGTCGCGTAAGaaactataatattagtgaaaggacattattttactaaattaatagaTGTGAACACCCGTACTCTACCGCGGGTATACCATACCCATTGACATTTGTCAGGGCATTCTCTAATAGACTTCAGACCtttacatttgacagagaccgtacagcagcactctctgataaacctgaaccttttatataatataaagatcTCCAACCCTAGCTGCAAGCGCGCTGGCAGCTCGCTTACCACCTTTTTGCattgacgttataaaatatgtacgaTTTAAGGATAGCGtaaggcccgcatcgtacgaatCGCACGCATTgaacggatcgcatcaaaccgACAAATTATTCAGacgtccactgtatcggcaaCGTTCGGATTGCCGcgcgagtatcagcaatcggattgATGATGTCACTTACACTCGGATTtatggcatcggcattccgtatgacgtcatcagtacgcatcgcatgtagacattgccgatgatgcggtccgtacgatgcggatcagtggacgcagttgtatgagtttctaaacaagacaaactaaaatccgttgcgtgcgatgcgtacgatgcgcaCCTCTGGACGATTACATTAGTAGTCCTTtccttaattaaaatagtttcttAGATTTTAAAGGCAAGAGTTAGGAAATCCTCATTTAAGTTATATTCTAAAACTTACCaatatttcttcattaatgACTATTCAACttaacatcacaccttttatctccAAAAAGGTATCATAAGCCAAGTTATTTAGTATGAAGGTAAGGTGCCGTCAATTAGGGGAAGGGGGTTCGACAAAAAATCACGAGAGGAGACGGGggtctttataaaatatcacgtgtaTTTAATTTTTCGTTAAACGCGgcatttttaaactttaaaacggGGTGTAATGTGGATTTTTCCACTTCCcccccttttttgaggggggaaaatcatccaatgacttctcccgccttgggtgaggcgagagggagtgtcagactcttactgacttaaaaccaccccgttccttctcctgatttgagccggagccccggtaaccatttacgttgtccgcagctccgggcttTCTACCCCCCTAAAAGTGTTCTTATAATTAtgcatttcaaagtcaaagtctgTTCCTAaaatgtgaggcaacgtttacatacaaaaaaaagaaatggttactatctctgtactgaatctttattttcttacctgcatactaaataacttgGCTATCTATGTTATTAATCAGCTTGATAAAGCGTTACCCTTCTTTGGGTAGTCGGGTAAACATTGTATGTACTtgtatatgtaatatttaaagcTTTGAGTATTTGAAAGCCACTGTAATATTGCTTTTACTAATCATACCATCATCACGCTTacacccgaatactgaaatgctactcaaatttaagttgtacttaaatctcgtgctatctctgtcatatacaaagaatttgtagggacagaactacatttgagagcgtcttaaaattgagtagcgtttgagtatttgactatTAGAGACGTAGTATAAGCGTAGTATCCCTAACGCGAAGccttgcgtgagcgatctagaagcgaacgcgaagcggtgcggtgacacgcgaatccaacgcgatgcggtgtgacggcggctatgtcctacgtgcatgtgaatcgtttcgttttgtttctgtttccgacattataaacaaacacgtgacgtcaccgcgtccAGTTCGCGCGATAACTAACCTAACCGCACGTGGCTTGGTCACACCTAGGATTGCCAGATGCAGACTCATCATTTCCTGGACGTTTCTAGGGACACTAACGGAATCTGAGTTTTGATGTCCTATCCGAGATAAAAGGAAGAATTAACTAGGCACCTAGAAATATCAGTTGATGAAAAAAGGGAAACGAAGCGAGCAGCTCACCCTTCCCGCCCCTCAACTCACGCAGCGCGACTTGCGAGCACGTTACAACTTttatagtattgtatttttgtgaaaaaactGGTAATTTTTCATTCCGGGacagcaaaataaaattactggacACGGGAGAGTACACAAAATTCCGGCTGTCTGACAACTCtagtcacaccgcatcgcgttgaattcgcgtatcaccgcaccgcttcacgttcgcgtctagatcgctcaTGCAAGGAGTCGGGTAAGGGCAGTTAAGCACGCGCTTCTCTGTAACCTGGAgacctactctaattcaacgaaaaactaagttttgtccgaaacttcgcagatttcttactacaattccatttattgcaaacttttgtgaacaaaaatgaacttgaaatttaatttaacaaccAATCAGGGGCTTaagaacgagtttgctttacttttcactagatcgaaatgagagcgtaTTCGACGCTTTCATTGGTTAGTTCAtacgcgctggccaatcagagcatcaAACGtgatctcgtttcgttttcgttcttCAACAGAATCGTACTTAGGGtacaatacccttagtatgaatttgcttcacgtttaacaaaatcgaaacgagagcgtgtttcgcgttctgattggccggctcaatctcgattcgatctcgttaaacgtaaaacaaactcgtactaaaggtacagagcgccgaatgcggcctcgtttcaattttgttaaacgtaaagcaaactcgtactaagggcccTGGTTACAatatactgtacccttagtatgaatttacttttcatttaaagtaatcgaaacgagggcgcgttcggtgctctgattggacgttgcgaataaaccaaccaatcagagcgctgaacgcattctcatttcgatctcgttcaacaaactcgtactaagggaccTACAAGATACTGCTCTTACCTCTAaatctccaaaaaaaaaactaagggCTAAAGCGGTGCTTTTCAAGTCATCTTCAAAAACCAGTGTTGCCCTATCAAACGTGTTTATTCTTAACAGTGTTGCCAGGTTTCCGTCGTCTAAAGTTGCCCATACTGCGCAGTATCTGTGTGTTTTCGTCGTCAACCTCTCGATCCATGCCTGATGTGCCAGGTATTTGGCCGAAGAGCTTCAATTTTGTTGGTAGGTATATTAAACCTATTAGGGTTATTACTGGAAGGAAAAAAAATTATGGTAGTTTGGTAAATGTATTCTAAGTATGATTTTTTGAGATAGAACTATAATAGATCTAAAATTATAGGTTTTGGGGTGCTTTTCAACCAGAGAtgcgctatgctacgttgctgtagatgtgtttggcttgcaccaatcacattcattggtacacgtagattagcactggtggaaacggactcagctaaactatgtttcttatatggaaagatgcattttcctcacacagctacatagcttagtatcagtggaaacggtcacatagtttcatagcttagctataaTCAtctaatcatccaatgacttcttccgccttaggcgaggcgagagggagtgtcagactcttactgactaaaaactaaaaaccaccccgttcttactcctgcttttcgctccccgataaacccgctaggtagtccgcagctccgggtcaggcatcagcccttcgtaacatagctacatagcatatctctggaagaaaagcaccctaaagctaataataataaaaaaagcatataaTTGTGAGGTACTTACTGTTCAAAACACAAGGGAACACCACATAGAAGTTGAGGTCCGTGGAATGGAAGTAGAATGCCTCAGAGAAGTATAAAATGATGGTCAGAGTCAAAGACCAATAGCCCATGGACACCACActggaaaatataattttaattttttattattatatcgtcacgccttttatccccgaagggataggcagaggtgcacaatacggcatgtaatgccactgtacaatgtacacccacttttcaccatttgtgttataagtcccatgtaatagggggtgagcctattgccatataccagttaaatttccaggctccgtgctactactgagaccaAAAAAAAGCCCAGAAACACTTCgccctacccgggaatcgaacccaaaaccctggtagtcgcacttgcaaccattcggccaacgaggcagtcaaggaAAATACATTTAAGAGTCAATATTTACAGgacgcgcgaaattttgttgttttgttattgtgataaaaataaaactaatgagtatacaaaagaagtttctttgggaaagttgtttgtaatcatgagtacaatcatgtgtttaaatatcgttcactaattaccagtcaccctatatatttaaatagtagTTAATACTTACGGtctataatgtatgtataatgtacaatgtattAGCGCTAACGCCTTGAGCAGCGAATACATGCCCAGCATCCTTGATATCGTGAAGTCtcctgtaatataaaaatacaatatttaaattaaaaattaaaaaaaatataaattactatatataaaaatcaattgctgtttgttagtcttgCTAAACTCGAGAAtgactggaccaatttggccaattttggtcttaaattatttgtgtaaatcCAGGGCAGGTCTATCAGGTGAGAACAACATGTTTGAGGCAGTCCAATACTTGCTCCATACAGGAATTGAACCAGCTACCCACCacatggcagccggttgcccagccaccgcagcAAACATGCAGTCATAAAAGATAAATCACTGTGACTGACTTCaactgtgttttatttatgactagAAATACCAAATTCTCTGCCCAAGTATTGAAGTCAGTTCTACGCCTCAATGATACTAAACCATACTCATTgagtgttttaatataaaaaggtCAGCATATTCTTCAATCTATGTAGAGCAGAGATTGATAAACTGATGCAtacaaaagtacctatatttttattaccaatCTAAGAAGCAAATATATTTAGAGATatgttaaattaatgattatgttatcggcttactctcataactgtttgatgagaaaCGCACTGGACTTAACCGAGTTCCTCATCATaaagttacatgagtaagcccataacttttttaatattattatatcgtcacgccttttatcctcaaaagggtaagcagaggtgcacattactgcatataatgccactgtacaatgcacaccaacttttcacaatttatgctgtaagtcccatgtaatatttgGTGAGCCTAAgcctataataattaatttagtatgtctcacgaaagttagaATAAAGCAAGTTAAGTTGTAAAATACTAAGTTAGtaagtatttaaatagtttACCGTCTAGATGTTCATCGCCGGCGTTGCTTAGAAACGACCTCCTTTCGATATAAGACCGTCCCGTTGTTCCAAGATCCATAAATGCAACAAACGCGATCCAACCACGGAATGCATACAAAACTTTATTTTGAACcgccatttttaattttaaaactatatagAACACAAACTACTTCCGGTTATCACTTACGACCTATTTAATAGACTaattatagaatttaaaaaaataattgaaaatggtAATCTTCGCTCAGCTGTTCattggtttaatttaattaataaaccgTGTTGTTTGTTATAGAAATATCGCGTGTTTGTTACAGCGTGCATCGCAATGCGGCATTTTACCTGCAATGTAATTTTTcatatacaatttataaatataggtTCGAAAATAACTTCGCTAGTGTTTCGCGCAGAATCGGCTTGTGTCAAATAACCAGTAACCTATTTGCCTTGTTCTGTCAAAGTCAACCTTGCTGAAGTGTCAaaatttttacactttttaatttCGCTTCTTATTGGATATCAAGTCTTTCTGTATATCTACGCTTCTTCGTAATTTAGAAAATCTGTGATTTGTTAAAATCGTTGTTATCTTATATCGTCTGTTATTATGATgcaaatatttgctttaaatcATTTTACCTAATCGTTACgactgtttaataaataaaaataagctgCAACTAGGGCAAATGGATTTATGCGAAATGAACGAAATTGTAAACCAGTTcgtttaatttcaaattaggaCTTTTACGTACGGCATATTTGtttatagtttgtttatttacctactaatatatatagaataaat from Spodoptera frugiperda isolate SF20-4 chromosome 19, AGI-APGP_CSIRO_Sfru_2.0, whole genome shotgun sequence encodes the following:
- the LOC118281038 gene encoding uncharacterized protein LOC118281038, whose translation is MAVQNKVLYAFRGWIAFVAFMDLGTTGRSYIERRSFLSNAGDEHLDGDFTISRMLGMYSLLKALALIHCTLYIHYRPVVSMGYWSLTLTIILYFSEAFYFHSTDLNFYVVFPCVLNIITLIGLIYLPTKLKLFGQIPGTSGMDREVDDENTQILRSMGNFRRRKPGNTVKNKHV